A stretch of the Acanthopagrus latus isolate v.2019 chromosome 9, fAcaLat1.1, whole genome shotgun sequence genome encodes the following:
- the epsti1 gene encoding epithelial-stromal interaction protein 1 isoform X2, producing MDPYDNQRDQLNPRRAPAHLTERAAGEADTDPTAENAPGHAPDGRDPRATDRQPRYSDGFTMIAPNESRRSKMQMVSQKELEDLQRWKEANRAPPVHLNPERLGGSVTLDEARQKQFRDLRCSKLQKKLKKEEQDRRKRQEEEEELQKMKNEKREMAERLEEKRRQEEQRRREKLQQDHLRFETRAPGPVTSSGAAHTSSRSEAMVSKQREEAKSVKDVQLEHKRVNSAFLDKLEGRDVGSEKEPKSEVMQEVEYPCSTSDFRYQPPNTSGQQHPLNYTLDTNPDQSCSGWKEEADTDPDYDWSLMKLMNSFPNCSREFLEDILDQCNNDYEQAFSLLINTLS from the exons ATGGATCCGTACGACAACCAGAGAGACCAGCTGAACCCCAGGAGAGCCCCTGCTCACCTCACGGAGAGGGCTGCAGGTGAAGCTGACACCGACCCTACAGCTGAGAATGCCCCCGGTCATGCACCTGACGGCCGGGATCCACGAGCGACGGACAGGCAGCCTCGGTA CTCAGATGGATTCACCATGATAGCGCCAAACGAATCTCGTCGAAGCAAGATGCAAATGG TGTCTCAGAAAGAACTGGAGGACCTTCAAAGATGGAAAGAGGCAAACAGAGCCCCCCCTGTGCACCTGAATCCAGAGAGGCTAG GTGGTTCTGTAACACTTGATGAAGCCAGACAGAAGCAGTTTAGGGACTTACGTTGCTCCAAACTGCAGAAGAAG CTGAAAAAAGAAGAGCAGGACAGAAGgaagagacaagaggaggaggaagagttacagaagatgaaaaatgagaagaggGAGATG GCTGAGCGCCTGGAGGAGAAGCGACgacaggaggagcagaggaggagggagaagctCCAGCAGGATCACCTCAG GTTTGAGACGAGAGCCCCAGGTCCAGTGACATCCAGCGGTGCCGCACACACGTCATCTAGG AGTGAGGCCATGGTgagtaaacagagagaggaggcaaaaAGTGTGAAAGATGTCCAGCTGGAACACAAGAG GGTGAACTCGGCCTTTCTGGACAAACTGGAGGGTCGAGACGTAGGGAGTGAGAAAGAGCCAAAGTCGGAAGTCATGCAGGAGGTGGAGTATCCCTGTTCTACCTCTGACTTTAGGTACCAACCACCCAACACCTCTGGACAACAACACCCCCTCAATTACACATTGGACACAAATCCAGATCAGAGCTGCTCTGGATGGAAAGAGGAAGCtg ACACTGATCCTGACTATGACTGGTCCTTGATGAAACTGATGAACAGCTTTCCAAACTGCTCCAGAGAGTTCCTGGAGGACATCCTCGACCAGTGCAACAATGATTACGAGCAGGCCTTTTCACTACTCATCAACACGCTCAGTTGA
- the epsti1 gene encoding epithelial-stromal interaction protein 1 isoform X1, with amino-acid sequence MDPYDNQRDQLNPRRAPAHLTERAAGEADTDPTAENAPGHAPDGRDPRATDRQPRYSDGFTMIAPNESRRSKMQMVSQKELEDLQRWKEANRAPPVHLNPERLGGSVTLDEARQKQFRDLRCSKLQKKLKKEEQDRRKRQEEEEELQKMKNEKREMAERLEEKRRQEEQRRREKLQQDHLRNTERFLHRFETRAPGPVTSSGAAHTSSRSEAMVSKQREEAKSVKDVQLEHKRVNSAFLDKLEGRDVGSEKEPKSEVMQEVEYPCSTSDFRYQPPNTSGQQHPLNYTLDTNPDQSCSGWKEEADTDPDYDWSLMKLMNSFPNCSREFLEDILDQCNNDYEQAFSLLINTLS; translated from the exons ATGGATCCGTACGACAACCAGAGAGACCAGCTGAACCCCAGGAGAGCCCCTGCTCACCTCACGGAGAGGGCTGCAGGTGAAGCTGACACCGACCCTACAGCTGAGAATGCCCCCGGTCATGCACCTGACGGCCGGGATCCACGAGCGACGGACAGGCAGCCTCGGTA CTCAGATGGATTCACCATGATAGCGCCAAACGAATCTCGTCGAAGCAAGATGCAAATGG TGTCTCAGAAAGAACTGGAGGACCTTCAAAGATGGAAAGAGGCAAACAGAGCCCCCCCTGTGCACCTGAATCCAGAGAGGCTAG GTGGTTCTGTAACACTTGATGAAGCCAGACAGAAGCAGTTTAGGGACTTACGTTGCTCCAAACTGCAGAAGAAG CTGAAAAAAGAAGAGCAGGACAGAAGgaagagacaagaggaggaggaagagttacagaagatgaaaaatgagaagaggGAGATG GCTGAGCGCCTGGAGGAGAAGCGACgacaggaggagcagaggaggagggagaagctCCAGCAGGATCACCTCAG GAATACTGAGCGTTTTTTGCATAGGTTTGAGACGAGAGCCCCAGGTCCAGTGACATCCAGCGGTGCCGCACACACGTCATCTAGG AGTGAGGCCATGGTgagtaaacagagagaggaggcaaaaAGTGTGAAAGATGTCCAGCTGGAACACAAGAG GGTGAACTCGGCCTTTCTGGACAAACTGGAGGGTCGAGACGTAGGGAGTGAGAAAGAGCCAAAGTCGGAAGTCATGCAGGAGGTGGAGTATCCCTGTTCTACCTCTGACTTTAGGTACCAACCACCCAACACCTCTGGACAACAACACCCCCTCAATTACACATTGGACACAAATCCAGATCAGAGCTGCTCTGGATGGAAAGAGGAAGCtg ACACTGATCCTGACTATGACTGGTCCTTGATGAAACTGATGAACAGCTTTCCAAACTGCTCCAGAGAGTTCCTGGAGGACATCCTCGACCAGTGCAACAATGATTACGAGCAGGCCTTTTCACTACTCATCAACACGCTCAGTTGA
- the epsti1 gene encoding epithelial-stromal interaction protein 1 isoform X3, translating into MIAPNESRRSKMQMVSQKELEDLQRWKEANRAPPVHLNPERLGGSVTLDEARQKQFRDLRCSKLQKKLKKEEQDRRKRQEEEEELQKMKNEKREMAERLEEKRRQEEQRRREKLQQDHLRNTERFLHRFETRAPGPVTSSGAAHTSSRSEAMVSKQREEAKSVKDVQLEHKRVNSAFLDKLEGRDVGSEKEPKSEVMQEVEYPCSTSDFRYQPPNTSGQQHPLNYTLDTNPDQSCSGWKEEADTDPDYDWSLMKLMNSFPNCSREFLEDILDQCNNDYEQAFSLLINTLS; encoded by the exons ATGATAGCGCCAAACGAATCTCGTCGAAGCAAGATGCAAATGG TGTCTCAGAAAGAACTGGAGGACCTTCAAAGATGGAAAGAGGCAAACAGAGCCCCCCCTGTGCACCTGAATCCAGAGAGGCTAG GTGGTTCTGTAACACTTGATGAAGCCAGACAGAAGCAGTTTAGGGACTTACGTTGCTCCAAACTGCAGAAGAAG CTGAAAAAAGAAGAGCAGGACAGAAGgaagagacaagaggaggaggaagagttacagaagatgaaaaatgagaagaggGAGATG GCTGAGCGCCTGGAGGAGAAGCGACgacaggaggagcagaggaggagggagaagctCCAGCAGGATCACCTCAG GAATACTGAGCGTTTTTTGCATAGGTTTGAGACGAGAGCCCCAGGTCCAGTGACATCCAGCGGTGCCGCACACACGTCATCTAGG AGTGAGGCCATGGTgagtaaacagagagaggaggcaaaaAGTGTGAAAGATGTCCAGCTGGAACACAAGAG GGTGAACTCGGCCTTTCTGGACAAACTGGAGGGTCGAGACGTAGGGAGTGAGAAAGAGCCAAAGTCGGAAGTCATGCAGGAGGTGGAGTATCCCTGTTCTACCTCTGACTTTAGGTACCAACCACCCAACACCTCTGGACAACAACACCCCCTCAATTACACATTGGACACAAATCCAGATCAGAGCTGCTCTGGATGGAAAGAGGAAGCtg ACACTGATCCTGACTATGACTGGTCCTTGATGAAACTGATGAACAGCTTTCCAAACTGCTCCAGAGAGTTCCTGGAGGACATCCTCGACCAGTGCAACAATGATTACGAGCAGGCCTTTTCACTACTCATCAACACGCTCAGTTGA
- the nmi gene encoding N-myc-interactor, with protein MTDIYPINGKDDGLDVEDGQLKEALKDLETWRAKAEKADDVKARLILEKLEEDDAKTKAQQEMVVCVEKQEDSQKEFTRSTNALQDEILKLGKRRQDLLDELKNHQAELEAKRAESIKLKQKFKIYVQIPDTEVKFWGQNKDEREDDSQVIRGVFSISQRPTVLLQGGQALITFEEEKVASKMLKIPKCSVSCDNGCLDTKPKNITLDPTVKFEVNLDVSRKKLKVSNIPSTMSLERMADRLEMSFSKPSRGGGEVDCVEYDQNTGTGQITFLQPGVAENLALRGEYRVDLDSEVNVQVETVYKYQLCKFQTFCGSPKRSILLDDIADIEDEEDLQDHLEIHFQKPSNYGGEIECIKYISKGKALQAFFSL; from the exons ATGACTGACATTTACCCGATAAATGGCAAG GACGATGGTCTGGATGTGGAAGACGGCCAGCTCAAGGAGGCCCTAAAAGATCTGGAGACATGGAGG GCTAAAGCAGAGAAAGCTGATGATGTGAAAGCCAGGCTAATTTTGGAAAAACTGGAAGAAGATGATGCCAAGACAAAGGCCCAGCAGGAAATGGTGGTTTGCGTCGAAAAGCAAGAGGATTCCCAGAAGGAATTCACTCGAAGTACTAATGCACTGCAG GATGAAATCCTGAAGCTTGGTAAACGCAGACAGGATTTGCTGGACGAACTGAAGAACCATCAAGCTGAGCTGGAGGCTAAGAGGGCGGAATCCATCAAACTGAAGCAGAAATTCAAG ATCTACGTCCAGATTCCGGACACAGAGGTGAAGTTTTGGGGTCAGAATAAAGATGAGAGGGAGGATGACAGTCAGGTAATCAGAGGAGTGTTCTCCATCAGCCAGAGACCCACTGTGCTCCTGCAGGGAGGACAGGCACTCATTACTTTCGAAGAGGAGAAAG TGGCCTCTAAAATGCTGAAGATTCCCAAGTGCTCTGTCTCCTGTGACAACGGTTGTTTGGATACGAAACCAAAAAATATTACCTTGGATCCTACTGTTAAGTTTGAG GTCAACCTTGACGTTTCCAGAAAGAAGCTCAAAGTTTCCAACATCCCCTCTACCATGTCACTGGAGAGAATGGCTGACCGACTGGAGATGAGTTTCTCTAAGCCTAGCAGAGGAGGCGGAGAAGTGGACTGTGTGGAGTATGATCAGAACACTGGGACAGGACAGATCACCTTTCTCCAACCTGGAG ttgcaGAGAACCTGGCCCTGAGAGGAGAGTACCGTGTCGATCTGGACTCTGAAGTGAACGTGCAGGTTGAAACGGTTTACAAATACCAGCTGTGCAAGTTTCAG ACCTTCTGTGGCTCTCCAAAGCGATCCATCCTCCTGGATGACATTGCGGACatagaggatgaggaggacctACAGGATCACTTGGAGATCCATTTCCAGAAGCCAAGCAACTATGGTGGTGAGATAGAGTGCATCAAGTACATCTCCAAGGGGAAGGCTCTGCaggcctttttttctctgtga